GGGCGGGCTGTTTGATGTGGCCCACGGCGCGGGGCTGACCGCCCTGTGGGGCAGCTGGGCGCGGTATGTGTATCGGGAAGAGCCGGCCCGGTTTGCCCGGTTTGCCGAAAAGGTGCTGGGGGTGGCGCCGCAGGAAAGCGAGGAGGTTACGGCCCTGGCGGGCATTGAGGCGATGGAGGCCTTTTACCGCGCCATTCGCATGCCCACCACGCTGGCCGAACTGGGCGTGCAGCCCACCGACGCCCAGATTGAGGAGATGGCCGAAAAGTGCAGCGTGACCGCCCGCGGCGCGCTGGGCAAGTTCCGGCCGCTGGGCAAGGCGGACATGGCGGCCATTTACCGGGCGGCGCGGTGAACACGGGCGGGCTGCACCCGGCCTTTACGCCGCCGGGCGGCCGTGCCCGCCGGGGGAGAAAGGCCGGAGCCGGCCGCGCAGCACCCGCTTGGCGCGGTGCTCCAAAAACCACAGAAGCAGCACGATCAGGACGCCGCCCGCAAAACAGAGCAGCCGGTTTGCAATGGCGGACGAAGGGTCCAGCAGCACAAGCGAGGCGTTGATGGCGCTGATGGCGTTCACCACCTGCTTGTGCTTGTATTCCGGTGTGAAAAAGCTGAGATAGCCCAACGCCAGTATGGCGAGAGAGGCATAGCGTGGGGGCACCAGCAGCTGCATGAGAACCACAAAGCCTGCGATGCCGGCCAATGTGCCGAAAAAGCGATAGCGGATGCGCTGGAAGGTTTCGCGGATCTCGATCTGGGTGAGGGACATGACCACGATGCTGATCCAGAGCGGCTTTTTGAGATGCAGCGCCATGCCCACGCCCATGGCCGCGGCAATGCCAAGCCCCATGCGCAGAATGTAGCCGCGGCGGCGCGCGCAACAGGCCAGCTGGCCGCGCAGGCTCCGCCCGCCCTGGACGCCGCGCTTTTTCCAGCTCAGCAGGCAGGCCGCCGCCACCAGGCCCCCGGCCGCCAGGGTATCGGCCAGGCGGCCGGGGTACTGCCGCCAGGGGACCGGCGTTGCCTGGCAGAATACAAAGCACAGCATAAAGCTGATGGAAGGCTTGAGACCGGCGGGTTCGCCGCTGAGCAGCAGAAGAAGGACCACAAAGAGAAAGTTGAGCGGCAGCGCCGCCCACACAGGCAGAAGAGCGGTCTGCCCGGCCAGGCCCGCGCCCACATACACAAGCAGGACGATGGCCGCCATCACACCGGGGCGCACCCCCAGATCCATTTTGGGCAGGGTGGTGAACCCGACCCCAATGGCTACCCCGACCAGAACATTGGGCATGCCGAACAAAAATTGGAACAGGAACATGAACCCCAGGCTGACGGCGAAGCGGCCCAGATTTACCACGGCAAGCTCCCCCGCGCGAAGGAGGCTTTCTTTTGTACAGTGCAAGTAATGCCCTCCTTTTAAGGCAAAGGATCGGCGGCGGAGCGGGGCTTTGGCCCGCTCCGCCGCCGGTGTATAAAATACCCTTGCCATGCGGTTGATAAATATTAAAGGTTAACAAAAGTGTACTATTTATTTTACACCAGGCATCCTGCGCTGTCAATGCAGAAAAGCAGGGGAAAGGAACCGGGAAATTTATGCAATTGATCGAAACCCTGCTGGCCGTGCTGCCTTATTGGCATTATAAGATTGACCGGCCTTTCAAACAGCGGCATAAAAATGCCATGAGCCTGGAAACCTATTATTGCCTGCAGATGCTGCGCTGCAGCGGGCCGCTGACCATGACGGAGCTGGCACAGCGGCTTCGGGTGAAAAAGGCCCAGGCCACCCGGACCATTGAACAGCTTTACAAGTATGGGTTTGTGACCCGCTCGGCGGCGGATGGGGACCGGCGGTGCGTGCGCATTGAGATCACCCAGCCGGCGCTGGACTACATTGAAGAAAATTTTTATACCGACCAGGAGCTTGCGCGCCGGCTGGAGCAGAGCCTTTCGGACACCGAGCGCCAGGCGCTGCAAAAGGCGCTGGAAACCCTTTTGCAGGTGCTGCCCAAGCTTCCATGAGCCCTTTTATCCCTTTACAGTGGGAAAAAGCAGCAAAAGAGAGCCGCGCCGCGGCTCTCTTTTGCTGTGCGGGGGGATCACGCCTCGCCGTAATGGGCGGCGACCGTGCGGTAGGTGCTGGAAACCAGGGGCACGAAGGAAGAGGAGGAATTGTATTGCGCCTGCTGGAGATAAGCTGCGAGGGCTTCGGGGCTGGGGTTGGGATCGGCGCGAAGCTGCTCGAGCATGCTGCGGTAGGTCTGGGAAACGGCGGAATCGGGCTTTGCGCGGTCGGTGAAAAAGGAAACAAAACCGTTGGTGAAGCCGCTTGCGCCCTGGAAGGTGCAGTACCGGCTGCGGCCCGAGAAGTAGTAGCCTGTGTTGCCGGCGGGGTGGGCGGGATCGGTGTAAGAGATGTTGGCCCAGTTTTGGGCGGCGGCCTGGGCCTCGTTGCGGCCCCAGCCGGATTCCTCGGCCCAGAGGGCCAGGATGAACTTGATGGGAAGGCCGCTCAGGCGGCGGGACGCGGTGGCCGCATAGGGCCGGAAGGCTGCGATAAAGGCCTTGACGTGGGCGTAATCGTTGGCGGCGTTGGGGTTTTGGCCGATGCGGATGTCGCCGCCGGAGGGGAACGACGGAATGGGTGTGTAGCTCATGGGGATCTCTCCTGTTGTGATAGGCCGGGCGCGCGGCCCGGCGGGTGAAAATGGGGTGGGCCAGTGACCCATTCTATGAACCGGCCGCGCAAAAGGTCCTGCCCTGCCGCCGCGGCCGGACAGGGGCGCGGGCGGCTGCGAGGCCGGAACATGAAAAAGAGGGGACCGCGGCCACCAAAAGCCGCGATCCCCCCGCAGGGAATAATTTTCAGGTTTGGCCGAACCGCTTGATCTCGCCCGTTTCAAAAAAGGCGGCGGCGGCGAAGCCCTGGCTTTCCAGCGCGGCAAGCTGCTTGCCGGCTTTTTTGCCCTGGGGCAGCACGGTGACCAGATATGCCTGCCGCAATTCGGCGGCCTTTTTCAGCACCGCCGCAAAGTCGGCGCCGGGGGCGTAGAGCAGCGCCAGCTTTTGCTTTTCGGCGGGGATGGCAAAGCCCTGGTCCAGCAGGACCGAGCAGATGCGCTCGAACCCGATGGAAAAGCCCACAGCCGGCACCGGCTGGCCCAAAAACTTGCCCACCATATTGTCGTAGCGGCCGCCGCCCGCCACCGCGCCGGAAAAAGCGGGGCAGACAACCTCGAACACCATGCCGGTGTAATAGCCCTGCCCGCGCACAAGGCTGGGGCAGTAGGCCACCTTGTAGGCGCCGCCGGCGAGGGCGGTTACCGCATCCATGACCTGCCGCAGGGCGGCGGCGGGGGCTTTGTCTGCGCAGAGGGCGGCCACGGCGGAAAGGTCTGCCGCGCCCTGCCCGAGGAAGGCGCGCAGGGCGGCCACCGCGGGGGCGGGGCAGCCCTTTTCGGCCAGCTCGGCGGCCACGCCGTCGGGGCCGACTTTATCCAGCTTATCGAAGGTGATGCACACGCTGTCGAGGGTTTCGGGCGCAAAGCCCATGCCTTCGAGCATGCCGCGCAGAAGCCGCCGGTCGTTCAAATTCACGGTGAAATCGGCAAAGCCGATGGCCAGCAGGGCGCGGGCGGTCACGTCGATCAGTTCGATCTCGGCATTGGGCGAGGCGTCGCCCACAATGTCGATATCGCACTGCACGAACTCGCGCAGGCGGCCTTTTTGCGGGCGCTCGGCCCGGAACACCCGGTCGGTCTGGATGACCTTGAAGGGGGTGGGCAGCTTGTCCCGGTTGGCGGCATAGTAGCGGGAGAGGGGCAGGGTGAGGTCATAGCGCAGGCCCATGTCGCTCAAGGCCTTTTCGCTGCCCGCGGCCAAGGCGGCATCCAGCTTTTCGCCCCGCTTGAGCACCTTGAAGATGAGGTTCAGGTTCTCGCCGCCCTCGCTTTTGTCCAGGTTTTCCATGTCTTCCAGGAGGGGGGTGGCGATGCGCTCGAAGCCGCTGGCGCGGTAGGTTTCCAGGATGCGGCCCTGCACGTAGTCGCGCAGGCGCTGTTCGGCGGGCAGATAGTCCTTCATGCCCTTGAGGGGATTGATCTTCATGGGAAAACTCCTTTGCATGTACGAAGTTCAGCAAACGCTGAGCCGCATTTTATCTTTATAATGAAGTTATCATAGCCCGGCGGGACCGCATTTGTCAACCGAAACCGGCCATAATAACAGCCAAAGGGTAAGAACGGGAGAAATGCGGTATGGAACAGTTTTTGCAGAAAAACAAGTGGAGCATTCTGGCGGCGGGCGCGGCCATTCAG
This window of the Oscillospiraceae bacterium genome carries:
- the hisS gene encoding histidine--tRNA ligase, whose translation is MKINPLKGMKDYLPAEQRLRDYVQGRILETYRASGFERIATPLLEDMENLDKSEGGENLNLIFKVLKRGEKLDAALAAGSEKALSDMGLRYDLTLPLSRYYAANRDKLPTPFKVIQTDRVFRAERPQKGRLREFVQCDIDIVGDASPNAEIELIDVTARALLAIGFADFTVNLNDRRLLRGMLEGMGFAPETLDSVCITFDKLDKVGPDGVAAELAEKGCPAPAVAALRAFLGQGAADLSAVAALCADKAPAAALRQVMDAVTALAGGAYKVAYCPSLVRGQGYYTGMVFEVVCPAFSGAVAGGGRYDNMVGKFLGQPVPAVGFSIGFERICSVLLDQGFAIPAEKQKLALLYAPGADFAAVLKKAAELRQAYLVTVLPQGKKAGKQLAALESQGFAAAAFFETGEIKRFGQT